In Musa acuminata AAA Group cultivar baxijiao chromosome BXJ2-3, Cavendish_Baxijiao_AAA, whole genome shotgun sequence, the following proteins share a genomic window:
- the LOC135584180 gene encoding phosphatidylinositol 4-phosphate 5-kinase 1-like isoform X3 yields MNISLESIAGASMSYEHGESHAEKVLSNGDVYVGDFNGLLPHGMGRYTWLNGTIYDGQWEKNKITGRGKILWPSGAAYEGEISGGFLHGSGSLFGFDGSVYKGSWMMNRQHGKGIKTYSNLDEYDGFWREGLQEGFGTHKWSNGNTYSGNWKSGKMSGKGVMKWSNGDLFDGDWLDGLENGSGYYKYADGSLYVGIWSRGLKDGHGTFFPTGSRTPCQLTYSKSIVCGNKVQSLGPASFFSNEGPVSKMLSKRSTVNRWSMNGCLRSTKRISHRPSSLDGIWNVNDACVSSSSENTSRTLCSTDESQLELLDDRILVYDREYMQGVLITERMRYCDFGRPQRAKWHCKMSKQPKRPGETIYGGHRSYYLMLNLQLGIRYTVGKITPVPMREVRSSDFGRRARIQMYFPSRGSQFTPPHNSILLKMLPNYYGHVGAYENTLITKFFGLHRLTIKGRKVRFVVMGNMFRTELRIHRRYDLKGSSHGRSTSKHNINENTTLKDLDLSYVFNLEKSWRESLFRQISLDCKFLESQSIIDYSMLLGLHFRAPEHLKAYSKSQNLLKHSANSADDNADIQLRDEVKTPPKGLRLVAHEPSSVSSLPGSHIRGSTLRASAADNKEVDLLLPGTGRLRVQLGVNMPAEANWKPLHNKGLHSAEFNPVEVYDVVLYFGIIDILQEYNMTKKFEHCCKSLKCDPLSISAVAPKMYSKRFVEFLEKVFPD; encoded by the exons ATGAACATTTCTTTGGAATCTATTGCAGGTGCAAGTATGAGCTATGAGCATGGTGAAAG TCATGCTGAGAAGGTTCTCTCAAACGGAGATGTCTATGTTGGAGATTTTAATGGTTTGCTTCCTCATGGAATGGGGAGATATACATGGTTGAATGGAACTATCTATGATGGTCAATGGGAGAAAAACAAAATTACTGGCAGAGGAAAGATACTCTGGCCATCAGGAGCTGCATATGAAGGTGAAATTAGTGGAGGTTTCCTCCATGGATCTGGCAGTCTTTTTGGATTTGATGGATCAGTTTATAAAGGTTCATGGATGATGAACAGACAACATGGAAAGGGAATCAAAACTTACTCTAATTTAGATGAATATGATGGTTTCTGGAGGGAAGGGTTGCAAGAAGGTTTCGGCACACACAAATGGAGTAATGGAAACACTTATAGTGGAAATTGGAAGTCTGGGAAGATGAGTGGTAAAGGGGTCATGAAGTGGTCAAATGGTGATCTCTTTGATGGTGATTGGTTAGATGGATTAGAAAATGGATCTGGCTATTATAAATATGCTGATGGGTCACTTTATGTTGGAATCTGGAGCAGAGGGCTAAAAGATGGACATGGAACCTTTTTTCCAACTGGAAGCAGAACACCTTGTCAACTTACTTATTCTAAATCTATTGTGTGTGGTAATAAAGTGCAAAGTCTTGGTCCTGCTTCATTTTTTAGTAATGAAGGACCCGTGAGTAAAATGTTGTCTAAAAGAAGCACAGTCAATAGATGGAGCATGAATGGTTGTCTCCGAAGTACTAAACGGATATCACATAGGCCGTCTTCCCTTGATGGCATCTGGAATGTTAATGATGCTTGTGTTAGCAGTTCATCGGAGAACACATCTCGTACATTATGTTCAACTGATGAAAGTCAACTTGAGCTCCTAGATGACAGAATTTTAGTTTACGATAGAGAGTACATGCAAGGAGTTTTAATAACAGAAAGAATGAGATATTGTGACTTTGGAAGACCACAAAGGGCTAAATGGCACTGCAAAATGAGCAAGCAACCAAAGAGACCTGGTGAAACTATTTACGGAGGTCACAGGAGCTACTATCTGATGCTAAACTTGCAACTTGGAATTAG GTACACGGTTGGGAAAATCACACCCGTGCCTATGCGTGAAGTCCGTTCTTCGGATTTTGGGCGTCGAGCTAGAATACAAATGTACTTCCCGAGCAGAGGCTCCCAATTTACGCCTCCACACAACTCG ATTCTACTGAAGATGCTTCCCAACTATTATGGTCATGTTGGAGCTTATGAGAATACCCTGATAACAAAATTTTTTGGTCTCCATAGACTGACcataaaaggaaggaag GTTCGCTTTGTTGTTATGGGGAATATGTTCCGCACAGAACTGCGAATTCACCGTCGGTATGACTTGAAGGGTTCATCTCATGGGAGATCTACAAGCAAGCATAATATTAATGAGAACACAACATTGAAAGATCTTGACCTCTCATATGTCTTCAATTTAGAGAAATCATGGCGTGAGTCGCTTTTTAG ACAAATCTCTCTAGATTGCAAGTTCCTAGAATCACAATCTATAATTGATTATAGCATGTTGTTGGGACTGCATTTTAGAGCTCCTGAACATCTGAAGGCTTATTCAAAATCTCAGAATTTACTGAAGCATAGTGCAAATTCAGCAGATGATAACG CTGATATTCAATTACGTGATGAAGTCAAAACTCCACCAAAGGGTTTACGCTTGGTCGCTCATGAACCAAGTTCTGTCAGTAGCCTGCCAGGTTCACACATACGAGGCAGCACCTTAAGAGCATCTGCAGCGGACAATAAGGAAGTTGATCTTCTTTTGCCTGGTACAGGAAG gTTGCGTGTACAACTAGGGGTGAACATGCCAGCTGAAGCTAATTGGAAGCCTCTTCACAACAAAGGGCTACATTCAGCAGAATTTAATCCTGTTGAGGTCTATGATGTTGTTCTCTATTTTGGGATCATAGACATATTGCAGGAGTACAACATGACGAAGAAATTtgaacattgctgcaaatcactcaAGTGCGACCCGCTATCGATCTCTGCTGTTGCACCAAAGATGTATTCAAAACGAtttgttgagttcctggagaaaGTTTTCCCTGATTAG
- the LOC135584180 gene encoding phosphatidylinositol 4-phosphate 5-kinase 1-like isoform X1 has translation MNISLESIAGASMSYEHGESHAEKVLSNGDVYVGDFNGLLPHGMGRYTWLNGTIYDGQWEKNKITGRGKILWPSGAAYEGEISGGFLHGSGSLFGFDGSVYKGSWMMNRQHGKGIKTYSNLDEYDGFWREGLQEGFGTHKWSNGNTYSGNWKSGKMSGKGVMKWSNGDLFDGDWLDGLENGSGYYKYADGSLYVGIWSRGLKDGHGTFFPTGSRTPCQLTYSKSIVCGNKVQSLGPASFFSNEGPVSKMLSKRSTVNRWSMNGCLRSTKRISHRPSSLDGIWNVNDACVSSSSENTSRTLCSTDESQLELLDDRILVYDREYMQGVLITERMRYCDFGRPQRAKWHCKMSKQPKRPGETIYGGHRSYYLMLNLQLGIRYTVGKITPVPMREVRSSDFGRRARIQMYFPSRGSQFTPPHNSVGFFWKDYCPMVFRNLREMFKIDAADYMMSVCGGDGLKELSSPGKSGSIFYLSQDERFLIKTLRKYELKILLKMLPNYYGHVGAYENTLITKFFGLHRLTIKGRKVRFVVMGNMFRTELRIHRRYDLKGSSHGRSTSKHNINENTTLKDLDLSYVFNLEKSWRESLFRQISLDCKFLESQSIIDYSMLLGLHFRAPEHLKAYSKSQNLLKHSANSADDNADIQLRDEVKTPPKGLRLVAHEPSSVSSLPGSHIRGSTLRASAADNKEVDLLLPGTGRLRVQLGVNMPAEANWKPLHNKGLHSAEFNPVEVYDVVLYFGIIDILQEYNMTKKFEHCCKSLKCDPLSISAVAPKMYSKRFVEFLEKVFPD, from the exons ATGAACATTTCTTTGGAATCTATTGCAGGTGCAAGTATGAGCTATGAGCATGGTGAAAG TCATGCTGAGAAGGTTCTCTCAAACGGAGATGTCTATGTTGGAGATTTTAATGGTTTGCTTCCTCATGGAATGGGGAGATATACATGGTTGAATGGAACTATCTATGATGGTCAATGGGAGAAAAACAAAATTACTGGCAGAGGAAAGATACTCTGGCCATCAGGAGCTGCATATGAAGGTGAAATTAGTGGAGGTTTCCTCCATGGATCTGGCAGTCTTTTTGGATTTGATGGATCAGTTTATAAAGGTTCATGGATGATGAACAGACAACATGGAAAGGGAATCAAAACTTACTCTAATTTAGATGAATATGATGGTTTCTGGAGGGAAGGGTTGCAAGAAGGTTTCGGCACACACAAATGGAGTAATGGAAACACTTATAGTGGAAATTGGAAGTCTGGGAAGATGAGTGGTAAAGGGGTCATGAAGTGGTCAAATGGTGATCTCTTTGATGGTGATTGGTTAGATGGATTAGAAAATGGATCTGGCTATTATAAATATGCTGATGGGTCACTTTATGTTGGAATCTGGAGCAGAGGGCTAAAAGATGGACATGGAACCTTTTTTCCAACTGGAAGCAGAACACCTTGTCAACTTACTTATTCTAAATCTATTGTGTGTGGTAATAAAGTGCAAAGTCTTGGTCCTGCTTCATTTTTTAGTAATGAAGGACCCGTGAGTAAAATGTTGTCTAAAAGAAGCACAGTCAATAGATGGAGCATGAATGGTTGTCTCCGAAGTACTAAACGGATATCACATAGGCCGTCTTCCCTTGATGGCATCTGGAATGTTAATGATGCTTGTGTTAGCAGTTCATCGGAGAACACATCTCGTACATTATGTTCAACTGATGAAAGTCAACTTGAGCTCCTAGATGACAGAATTTTAGTTTACGATAGAGAGTACATGCAAGGAGTTTTAATAACAGAAAGAATGAGATATTGTGACTTTGGAAGACCACAAAGGGCTAAATGGCACTGCAAAATGAGCAAGCAACCAAAGAGACCTGGTGAAACTATTTACGGAGGTCACAGGAGCTACTATCTGATGCTAAACTTGCAACTTGGAATTAG GTACACGGTTGGGAAAATCACACCCGTGCCTATGCGTGAAGTCCGTTCTTCGGATTTTGGGCGTCGAGCTAGAATACAAATGTACTTCCCGAGCAGAGGCTCCCAATTTACGCCTCCACACAACTCGGTGGGTTTCTTTTGGAAGGACTACTGTCCAATGGTTTTTAG GAACCTTCGTGAAATGTTCAAGATAGATGCTGCTGACTATATGATGTCGGTATGTGGAGGTGACGGTCTCAAGGAGCTTTCTTCTCCAGGAAAAAGTGGCAGCATCTTTTATCTTTCACAGGATGAAAGATTTTTAATAAAGACCCTCAGAAAATATGAACTTAAG ATTCTACTGAAGATGCTTCCCAACTATTATGGTCATGTTGGAGCTTATGAGAATACCCTGATAACAAAATTTTTTGGTCTCCATAGACTGACcataaaaggaaggaag GTTCGCTTTGTTGTTATGGGGAATATGTTCCGCACAGAACTGCGAATTCACCGTCGGTATGACTTGAAGGGTTCATCTCATGGGAGATCTACAAGCAAGCATAATATTAATGAGAACACAACATTGAAAGATCTTGACCTCTCATATGTCTTCAATTTAGAGAAATCATGGCGTGAGTCGCTTTTTAG ACAAATCTCTCTAGATTGCAAGTTCCTAGAATCACAATCTATAATTGATTATAGCATGTTGTTGGGACTGCATTTTAGAGCTCCTGAACATCTGAAGGCTTATTCAAAATCTCAGAATTTACTGAAGCATAGTGCAAATTCAGCAGATGATAACG CTGATATTCAATTACGTGATGAAGTCAAAACTCCACCAAAGGGTTTACGCTTGGTCGCTCATGAACCAAGTTCTGTCAGTAGCCTGCCAGGTTCACACATACGAGGCAGCACCTTAAGAGCATCTGCAGCGGACAATAAGGAAGTTGATCTTCTTTTGCCTGGTACAGGAAG gTTGCGTGTACAACTAGGGGTGAACATGCCAGCTGAAGCTAATTGGAAGCCTCTTCACAACAAAGGGCTACATTCAGCAGAATTTAATCCTGTTGAGGTCTATGATGTTGTTCTCTATTTTGGGATCATAGACATATTGCAGGAGTACAACATGACGAAGAAATTtgaacattgctgcaaatcactcaAGTGCGACCCGCTATCGATCTCTGCTGTTGCACCAAAGATGTATTCAAAACGAtttgttgagttcctggagaaaGTTTTCCCTGATTAG
- the LOC135584180 gene encoding phosphatidylinositol 4-phosphate 5-kinase 1-like isoform X2, with protein sequence MSYEHGESHAEKVLSNGDVYVGDFNGLLPHGMGRYTWLNGTIYDGQWEKNKITGRGKILWPSGAAYEGEISGGFLHGSGSLFGFDGSVYKGSWMMNRQHGKGIKTYSNLDEYDGFWREGLQEGFGTHKWSNGNTYSGNWKSGKMSGKGVMKWSNGDLFDGDWLDGLENGSGYYKYADGSLYVGIWSRGLKDGHGTFFPTGSRTPCQLTYSKSIVCGNKVQSLGPASFFSNEGPVSKMLSKRSTVNRWSMNGCLRSTKRISHRPSSLDGIWNVNDACVSSSSENTSRTLCSTDESQLELLDDRILVYDREYMQGVLITERMRYCDFGRPQRAKWHCKMSKQPKRPGETIYGGHRSYYLMLNLQLGIRYTVGKITPVPMREVRSSDFGRRARIQMYFPSRGSQFTPPHNSVGFFWKDYCPMVFRNLREMFKIDAADYMMSVCGGDGLKELSSPGKSGSIFYLSQDERFLIKTLRKYELKILLKMLPNYYGHVGAYENTLITKFFGLHRLTIKGRKVRFVVMGNMFRTELRIHRRYDLKGSSHGRSTSKHNINENTTLKDLDLSYVFNLEKSWRESLFRQISLDCKFLESQSIIDYSMLLGLHFRAPEHLKAYSKSQNLLKHSANSADDNADIQLRDEVKTPPKGLRLVAHEPSSVSSLPGSHIRGSTLRASAADNKEVDLLLPGTGRLRVQLGVNMPAEANWKPLHNKGLHSAEFNPVEVYDVVLYFGIIDILQEYNMTKKFEHCCKSLKCDPLSISAVAPKMYSKRFVEFLEKVFPD encoded by the exons ATGAGCTATGAGCATGGTGAAAG TCATGCTGAGAAGGTTCTCTCAAACGGAGATGTCTATGTTGGAGATTTTAATGGTTTGCTTCCTCATGGAATGGGGAGATATACATGGTTGAATGGAACTATCTATGATGGTCAATGGGAGAAAAACAAAATTACTGGCAGAGGAAAGATACTCTGGCCATCAGGAGCTGCATATGAAGGTGAAATTAGTGGAGGTTTCCTCCATGGATCTGGCAGTCTTTTTGGATTTGATGGATCAGTTTATAAAGGTTCATGGATGATGAACAGACAACATGGAAAGGGAATCAAAACTTACTCTAATTTAGATGAATATGATGGTTTCTGGAGGGAAGGGTTGCAAGAAGGTTTCGGCACACACAAATGGAGTAATGGAAACACTTATAGTGGAAATTGGAAGTCTGGGAAGATGAGTGGTAAAGGGGTCATGAAGTGGTCAAATGGTGATCTCTTTGATGGTGATTGGTTAGATGGATTAGAAAATGGATCTGGCTATTATAAATATGCTGATGGGTCACTTTATGTTGGAATCTGGAGCAGAGGGCTAAAAGATGGACATGGAACCTTTTTTCCAACTGGAAGCAGAACACCTTGTCAACTTACTTATTCTAAATCTATTGTGTGTGGTAATAAAGTGCAAAGTCTTGGTCCTGCTTCATTTTTTAGTAATGAAGGACCCGTGAGTAAAATGTTGTCTAAAAGAAGCACAGTCAATAGATGGAGCATGAATGGTTGTCTCCGAAGTACTAAACGGATATCACATAGGCCGTCTTCCCTTGATGGCATCTGGAATGTTAATGATGCTTGTGTTAGCAGTTCATCGGAGAACACATCTCGTACATTATGTTCAACTGATGAAAGTCAACTTGAGCTCCTAGATGACAGAATTTTAGTTTACGATAGAGAGTACATGCAAGGAGTTTTAATAACAGAAAGAATGAGATATTGTGACTTTGGAAGACCACAAAGGGCTAAATGGCACTGCAAAATGAGCAAGCAACCAAAGAGACCTGGTGAAACTATTTACGGAGGTCACAGGAGCTACTATCTGATGCTAAACTTGCAACTTGGAATTAG GTACACGGTTGGGAAAATCACACCCGTGCCTATGCGTGAAGTCCGTTCTTCGGATTTTGGGCGTCGAGCTAGAATACAAATGTACTTCCCGAGCAGAGGCTCCCAATTTACGCCTCCACACAACTCGGTGGGTTTCTTTTGGAAGGACTACTGTCCAATGGTTTTTAG GAACCTTCGTGAAATGTTCAAGATAGATGCTGCTGACTATATGATGTCGGTATGTGGAGGTGACGGTCTCAAGGAGCTTTCTTCTCCAGGAAAAAGTGGCAGCATCTTTTATCTTTCACAGGATGAAAGATTTTTAATAAAGACCCTCAGAAAATATGAACTTAAG ATTCTACTGAAGATGCTTCCCAACTATTATGGTCATGTTGGAGCTTATGAGAATACCCTGATAACAAAATTTTTTGGTCTCCATAGACTGACcataaaaggaaggaag GTTCGCTTTGTTGTTATGGGGAATATGTTCCGCACAGAACTGCGAATTCACCGTCGGTATGACTTGAAGGGTTCATCTCATGGGAGATCTACAAGCAAGCATAATATTAATGAGAACACAACATTGAAAGATCTTGACCTCTCATATGTCTTCAATTTAGAGAAATCATGGCGTGAGTCGCTTTTTAG ACAAATCTCTCTAGATTGCAAGTTCCTAGAATCACAATCTATAATTGATTATAGCATGTTGTTGGGACTGCATTTTAGAGCTCCTGAACATCTGAAGGCTTATTCAAAATCTCAGAATTTACTGAAGCATAGTGCAAATTCAGCAGATGATAACG CTGATATTCAATTACGTGATGAAGTCAAAACTCCACCAAAGGGTTTACGCTTGGTCGCTCATGAACCAAGTTCTGTCAGTAGCCTGCCAGGTTCACACATACGAGGCAGCACCTTAAGAGCATCTGCAGCGGACAATAAGGAAGTTGATCTTCTTTTGCCTGGTACAGGAAG gTTGCGTGTACAACTAGGGGTGAACATGCCAGCTGAAGCTAATTGGAAGCCTCTTCACAACAAAGGGCTACATTCAGCAGAATTTAATCCTGTTGAGGTCTATGATGTTGTTCTCTATTTTGGGATCATAGACATATTGCAGGAGTACAACATGACGAAGAAATTtgaacattgctgcaaatcactcaAGTGCGACCCGCTATCGATCTCTGCTGTTGCACCAAAGATGTATTCAAAACGAtttgttgagttcctggagaaaGTTTTCCCTGATTAG
- the LOC135606772 gene encoding uncharacterized protein LOC135606772 isoform X1 — MAFSSLLPKSCSPFPSSLTNSIATTRLAPLRVSIHPRADGHRRGRSFLTNPISNPLHSRSAPARLSFRARAEGRRGKPEAPPPLPPSLPPEKKSFAVATGELFLGLASLLVRSRGSAFVAVPPDAEVYVDGRGGSNGSVVEESVDGDVIWEQRSKDVEAEKERKKVTSPGFSFSAAGLLFPYHLGVAQFLLEKGYIKETTPLAGSSAGAVVCVVIASGKTMQEALMATKILAEDCRLKGTAFRLGAVLRDVLNDFLPDDVHTRSSGRIRVAITQLLWRPKGLLVDQFDSKEDLINAVFTSSFIPGYLAPRPATIYRNRLCIDGGLTLFIPPTSAPNTVRVCAFPASRLGLKGTGISPDCNPENRATPRQLFNWALEPADDHILDELYELGYLDASVWAKLNPVDTIVEDVNGHIRT, encoded by the exons ATGGccttctcctccctccttccCAAATCCTGCTCCCCTTTCCCCTCCTCCCTCACCAACTCCATCGCCACCACTCGATTGGCGCCGCTCCGCGTCAGCATCCACCCTCGGGCCGACGGCCACCGTCGGGGCCGCTCCTTCCTTACGAACCCTATCTCCAACCCTCTCCACTCTCGATCGGCGCCCGCCCGCCTCAGCTTTCGCGCTCGGGCTGAAGGCCGCCGTGGCAAACCCGAGGcaccaccgccgctgcccccGTCCCTGCCCCCCGAGAAGAAGTCGTTCGCCGTGGCCACCGGCGAGCTCTTCTTGGGCCTCGCATCGTTGCTCGTCAGGAGCAGGGGCTCAGCTTTCGTCGCCGTGCCCCCTGACGCGGAGGTCTATGTTGACGGTAGAGGGGGTTCGAACGGCTCTGTGGTGGAGGAGTCGGTCGATGGAGATGTGATCTGGGAGCAGAGGTCGAAGGATGTGGAGGCCGAGAAGGAGCGAAAGAAGGTTACGAGCCCAGGGTTCAGTTTCTCCGCGGCTGGTTTACTGTTTCCCTACCATCTCGGGGTGGCTCAATTCCTTCTCGAGAAGGGGTACATTAAG GAAACCACACCACTCGCTGGCTCTTCAGCTGGTGCCGTAGTCTGTGTCGTAATTGCTTCTGGTAAGACCATGCAAGAAGCTCTGATGGCAACCAAGATTCTGGCTGAAGATTGCCGACTTAAAGGCACTGCATTTCGGCTTGGG gCAGTACTTAGGGATGTTCTGAATGATTTTCTTCCAGATGATGTGCACACTAGATCCAGTGGAAGAATTCGTG TTGCTATCACTCAACTATTGTGGAGGCCAAAGGGATTACTCGTGGACCAATTTGACTCCAAGGAAGATTTAATAAATGCAGTTTTTACGTCTTCCTTTATTCCAGG CTATCTAGCTCCTCGGCCAGCCACTATATACCGTAATCGATTATGCATTGATGGGGGTTTGACATTGTTTATACCGCCAACTTCTGCTCCAAATACG GTTCGTGTATGTGCTTTCCCTGCCAGTCGATTGGGACTGAAAGGGACTGGAATTAGCCCAGATTGCAATCCAGAAAACAGAGCTACTCCGCGACAG CTTTTCAATTGGGCCCTGGAACCTGCAGATGATCACATCCTGGATGAGCTATACGAGCTCGGATATCTAGATGCATCTGTCTGGGCCAAGCTGAATCCTGTGGATACAATTGTGGAAGATGTAAATGGTCATATCAGGACATAA
- the LOC135606772 gene encoding uncharacterized protein LOC135606772 isoform X2 produces the protein MAFSSLLPKSCSPFPSSLTNSIATTRLAPLRVSIHPRADGHRRGRSFLTNPISNPLHSRSAPARLSFRARAEGRRGKPEAPPPLPPSLPPEKKSFAVATGELFLGLASLLVRSRGSAFVAVPPDAEVYVDGRGGSNGSVVEESVDGDVIWEQRSKDVEAEKERKKVTSPGFSFSAAGLLFPYHLGVAQFLLEKGYIKETTPLAGSSAGAVVCVVIASGKTMQEALMATKILAEDCRLKGTAFRLGAVLRDVLNDFLPDDVHTRSSGRIRVAITQLLWRPKGLLVDQFDSKEDLINAVFTSSFIPGYLAPRPATIYRNRLCIDGGLTLFIPPTSAPNTVRVCAFPASRLGLKGTGISPDCNPENRATPRQMITSWMSYTSSDI, from the exons ATGGccttctcctccctccttccCAAATCCTGCTCCCCTTTCCCCTCCTCCCTCACCAACTCCATCGCCACCACTCGATTGGCGCCGCTCCGCGTCAGCATCCACCCTCGGGCCGACGGCCACCGTCGGGGCCGCTCCTTCCTTACGAACCCTATCTCCAACCCTCTCCACTCTCGATCGGCGCCCGCCCGCCTCAGCTTTCGCGCTCGGGCTGAAGGCCGCCGTGGCAAACCCGAGGcaccaccgccgctgcccccGTCCCTGCCCCCCGAGAAGAAGTCGTTCGCCGTGGCCACCGGCGAGCTCTTCTTGGGCCTCGCATCGTTGCTCGTCAGGAGCAGGGGCTCAGCTTTCGTCGCCGTGCCCCCTGACGCGGAGGTCTATGTTGACGGTAGAGGGGGTTCGAACGGCTCTGTGGTGGAGGAGTCGGTCGATGGAGATGTGATCTGGGAGCAGAGGTCGAAGGATGTGGAGGCCGAGAAGGAGCGAAAGAAGGTTACGAGCCCAGGGTTCAGTTTCTCCGCGGCTGGTTTACTGTTTCCCTACCATCTCGGGGTGGCTCAATTCCTTCTCGAGAAGGGGTACATTAAG GAAACCACACCACTCGCTGGCTCTTCAGCTGGTGCCGTAGTCTGTGTCGTAATTGCTTCTGGTAAGACCATGCAAGAAGCTCTGATGGCAACCAAGATTCTGGCTGAAGATTGCCGACTTAAAGGCACTGCATTTCGGCTTGGG gCAGTACTTAGGGATGTTCTGAATGATTTTCTTCCAGATGATGTGCACACTAGATCCAGTGGAAGAATTCGTG TTGCTATCACTCAACTATTGTGGAGGCCAAAGGGATTACTCGTGGACCAATTTGACTCCAAGGAAGATTTAATAAATGCAGTTTTTACGTCTTCCTTTATTCCAGG CTATCTAGCTCCTCGGCCAGCCACTATATACCGTAATCGATTATGCATTGATGGGGGTTTGACATTGTTTATACCGCCAACTTCTGCTCCAAATACG GTTCGTGTATGTGCTTTCCCTGCCAGTCGATTGGGACTGAAAGGGACTGGAATTAGCCCAGATTGCAATCCAGAAAACAGAGCTACTCCGCGACAG ATGATCACATCCTGGATGAGCTATACGAGCTCGGATATCTAG